A stretch of Imperialibacter roseus DNA encodes these proteins:
- a CDS encoding DinB family protein — MNQLNTQIEAGVISPEQLLKHWQGHRSLTRRVIEAFPEKEFFEHSIGGMRPFSKLVSEMLAIAVPGLKEIVTGKTSPFNEDLDFDGKKENVLKAWDDSTEQINSYWKQLSAERFQEQIKLFGQYEGTVVSNLFYFIDNEIHHRGQGYVYLRSLGIQPPFFWER; from the coding sequence ATGAATCAGCTAAACACTCAGATTGAAGCCGGAGTAATTTCACCAGAGCAGTTGCTCAAACACTGGCAGGGACATAGAAGCCTGACCCGCCGGGTGATAGAAGCTTTCCCTGAAAAGGAGTTTTTTGAGCATTCCATTGGCGGCATGCGACCATTTTCGAAACTCGTTAGTGAGATGCTTGCCATAGCGGTGCCAGGCCTGAAGGAAATTGTTACCGGCAAAACATCGCCCTTCAATGAAGATCTGGATTTTGATGGGAAAAAAGAAAATGTACTGAAGGCATGGGACGACTCTACAGAGCAAATTAACTCCTACTGGAAGCAGCTTTCAGCAGAAAGATTCCAGGAGCAAATCAAGCTTTTTGGGCAGTATGAGGGAACGGTGGTGTCCAACCTTTTCTATTTCATCGACAACGAGATTCACCACAGGGGACAAGGCTATGTGTACCTTCGGTCGCTGGGCATTCAGCCGCCGTTCTTTTGGGAGAGGTAA
- a CDS encoding UPF0175 family protein gives MKTLTIELPDTVDVDDKDARMYIAARLYEKGKLTLGQAADIVGYSKETFMELLGEYGVSFFNYPSEELEDDMKNAEGHSS, from the coding sequence ATGAAAACTCTGACAATAGAACTTCCTGATACCGTTGACGTCGATGACAAGGATGCCAGAATGTATATTGCGGCACGGCTGTATGAAAAAGGAAAGTTGACTCTCGGTCAAGCCGCCGATATTGTGGGCTATTCTAAAGAAACCTTCATGGAACTACTTGGAGAGTATGGGGTCTCATTTTTCAATTACCCATCAGAAGAACTTGAAGATGACATGAAAAATGCAGAAGGCCACAGTAGTTGA
- a CDS encoding DUF6958 family protein: MDDKEKILTLHPQGKKGVNIMKHKYDVIYDFIAKELKDGKLRTFESLSDQAVRELTASFDGKVMWYFVTVKLDMEARGIIERVPKTSPHQIRLRT, translated from the coding sequence ATGGATGACAAAGAGAAAATCCTGACGCTTCACCCACAGGGTAAAAAGGGTGTGAATATTATGAAACATAAATATGATGTGATTTATGATTTCATAGCAAAGGAGTTGAAAGACGGAAAACTCAGGACATTCGAAAGCCTTTCTGACCAGGCAGTGAGGGAGTTGACAGCCTCATTCGATGGAAAAGTGATGTGGTATTTCGTTACCGTTAAACTGGATATGGAAGCCAGAGGAATTATTGAGCGAGTTCCTAAGACCAGCCCCCATCAAATTCGGCTGCGAACGTAG
- a CDS encoding DUF3368 domain-containing protein: MQKATVVDTSCLILLTKIEQLGLLYELFGTITITPAIADEYGYPLPTWVQIINPKEDSLKIFKAFLDAGEASAIALVMESPSSLLIVDELKGRQVAKEIGIKFTGSVGMLKLAEKKGLISNMTEVIKKIKKKLISEYLMPY; encoded by the coding sequence ATGCAGAAGGCCACAGTAGTTGATACAAGTTGTCTTATCCTGCTTACAAAAATTGAACAACTAGGCCTTCTCTATGAGTTGTTTGGAACAATCACCATCACTCCAGCTATAGCCGACGAATATGGCTACCCTTTGCCTACATGGGTACAAATAATCAACCCAAAAGAAGATTCGCTAAAGATATTTAAAGCATTCCTTGACGCAGGAGAAGCATCAGCCATTGCACTTGTCATGGAAAGCCCCTCTTCTCTGCTTATTGTTGACGAACTCAAAGGCAGACAAGTAGCGAAAGAAATAGGCATCAAATTTACAGGGTCAGTTGGTATGCTGAAACTGGCCGAAAAAAAAGGGCTTATTTCAAACATGACTGAAGTCATCAAAAAAATTAAAAAAAAACTGATTTCAGAGTATCTGATGCCCTATTAA
- a CDS encoding efflux RND transporter permease subunit, which translates to MRTILSFFIKYPIWANVILFAVFLLGLASFLTMKKSFFPERTPNMITVSVSYPGAAPEEMEEGITIKIEEALKGIVGIVEVRSVSSENSASITIETSTNYELDEVLTEVKNAVDRINSFPVGAEKPTVFKQQSTSMASFLGLKGNVPLRELKTIAEKIEDDLLKSGLITQVRVSGFPDLEISIEVPEENLSRYGITFTQVANAVRVNNRDVSGGTIKTSEEEIRIRANAKDYDPEVIGNIVLKANADGTRVLLKDIGTVTLGFADIPNKYYSNNVRAVNISVSKLPEEDLLAISEYLDKYVADFNAQNQGVTLFTNFDFYSILEQRIDLLTSNFVLGLVLVMITLGLFLSLRLSFWVAAGIPISFLAMFVVGSIAGITINMLSLFGMLLVVGILVDDGIVISENIYTHFEKGKTPEQAAVDGTLEMMPSVFTSVATTMLAFVTLIFLDNGGFSYEMAVVVIACLGFSLVEAFLILPSHLASKAILSKRKPDTLYDRFRTTMEKGIDFVRFKLYGNSIKFLVQWRWIAMMGPLVFVMMVVGMSQGGLIRFEFFPRTPFDDLQVDLMLKPGTRESITEDYLRRFQDQVWEVHEEMKKEAGLTEPFFSSVDIIIGTGASRSSSGSHVGYVGVNFEDLEGKNISAFEVANQIRKKIGPIPEAENFTVGAAQRWGKPVSIALKGKFIDEIEEAKAELKESLRRIDLLKDITDNSAIGQREIKLELKPLAYFMGLNHQDITQQIRQGFFGEEVQRLIIGTDEVRVWVRYPEEDRINVSQLESMKIRTANGAEYPLSQLASYEVERGVLSINRFNGKREVRVEADLANNNTSMPPLIEKITADIMPPIMAKHPSLEYSFEGQQRRASRELDSGAVIFGLCLVATLLLLMLTTRSYLQPFMIFSLIPLGFICAIFGHWIEDKTVSILSAYGMLALSGVIINDAVVMVDQFNRNLKEGMNMHDAVIDAGVSRFRPIVLTSATTVAGLYPIILETSFQAQFLIPMAISIAYGVALGTLFILFFFPVFLMVMNDIRVYSKWLLFGGEKPNKEEVEPAVKEMKKGYALS; encoded by the coding sequence ATGAGAACAATTTTATCATTCTTTATTAAGTATCCAATTTGGGCCAACGTAATACTGTTTGCGGTGTTTCTTCTGGGGCTGGCCAGCTTCCTGACCATGAAGAAGTCCTTTTTCCCTGAAAGAACGCCCAACATGATTACCGTGTCTGTGTCTTACCCGGGTGCGGCTCCGGAGGAAATGGAGGAGGGTATTACTATTAAAATAGAGGAGGCACTGAAGGGAATTGTTGGTATTGTGGAGGTGAGGTCTGTGTCGAGCGAAAACTCAGCTTCCATCACCATTGAAACATCAACTAACTATGAACTTGACGAAGTTCTCACCGAAGTAAAAAACGCAGTTGACAGGATCAACTCCTTTCCCGTAGGTGCTGAGAAGCCGACGGTCTTCAAGCAGCAATCCACCAGCATGGCTTCTTTCCTCGGCCTCAAAGGGAATGTGCCCCTTAGGGAACTTAAGACCATTGCAGAAAAGATTGAAGACGACCTTCTTAAATCGGGCCTGATTACGCAGGTAAGGGTGTCGGGTTTCCCTGATCTGGAAATATCAATTGAGGTGCCGGAGGAGAATCTATCTCGCTACGGTATCACGTTTACGCAAGTAGCCAATGCGGTTCGTGTAAACAACCGTGACGTATCGGGCGGTACTATCAAAACATCAGAGGAAGAAATAAGGATACGGGCTAATGCCAAAGACTATGACCCAGAAGTAATTGGGAATATCGTTTTGAAGGCCAATGCCGATGGCACACGGGTGCTGCTCAAGGATATTGGCACCGTTACACTAGGTTTTGCTGACATCCCCAACAAGTATTATAGCAATAATGTAAGGGCTGTAAATATTTCTGTAAGCAAGTTGCCTGAGGAGGATCTGCTTGCCATTTCTGAATATCTGGACAAGTACGTAGCAGATTTCAATGCACAAAATCAAGGCGTAACTTTGTTTACAAACTTTGATTTCTATTCGATACTTGAGCAGCGAATAGACCTGTTAACCAGCAATTTTGTGCTGGGCCTCGTGTTAGTAATGATCACACTAGGGCTATTCCTGTCATTGAGACTTTCGTTTTGGGTGGCTGCAGGTATCCCGATTTCCTTTCTGGCCATGTTTGTGGTCGGCAGCATAGCAGGTATCACTATTAACATGCTGTCGTTATTTGGGATGCTCCTGGTAGTAGGGATACTCGTGGACGATGGTATTGTTATCTCCGAAAATATTTATACCCATTTTGAAAAAGGGAAAACACCCGAACAGGCTGCGGTGGATGGTACATTAGAAATGATGCCTTCGGTGTTTACTTCGGTTGCCACTACTATGTTGGCTTTTGTAACACTGATTTTCCTGGACAACGGTGGATTCAGCTATGAAATGGCAGTGGTGGTAATTGCCTGCCTTGGCTTTTCGCTTGTGGAAGCTTTCTTAATTCTGCCTTCTCACCTGGCCTCTAAAGCCATTTTGTCGAAGAGAAAGCCGGATACGTTGTATGACCGGTTCAGGACAACAATGGAGAAAGGCATTGACTTTGTTCGTTTCAAGTTGTACGGAAACTCCATTAAGTTTTTGGTTCAATGGCGTTGGATTGCCATGATGGGGCCGTTGGTGTTTGTGATGATGGTAGTGGGGATGTCACAAGGAGGTTTGATAAGGTTTGAGTTTTTCCCCCGAACGCCTTTCGACGATTTGCAGGTCGATTTGATGCTCAAGCCTGGCACCAGAGAAAGCATCACCGAAGACTACCTGAGAAGATTTCAGGATCAGGTATGGGAAGTGCATGAAGAAATGAAGAAGGAGGCTGGGTTGACAGAACCGTTCTTCTCATCAGTGGACATAATAATTGGCACCGGCGCAAGCAGAAGTAGCAGCGGCAGCCATGTAGGATATGTTGGAGTTAATTTCGAAGACCTTGAGGGTAAAAACATTTCAGCGTTCGAGGTTGCTAACCAAATTCGGAAGAAAATAGGGCCCATTCCCGAAGCTGAGAACTTTACAGTAGGGGCGGCTCAGCGATGGGGGAAGCCTGTTTCTATTGCACTGAAAGGTAAGTTTATTGACGAAATAGAGGAGGCAAAAGCTGAGCTCAAGGAAAGCCTGAGAAGGATTGATCTACTGAAAGATATTACGGACAATTCGGCCATAGGGCAGCGGGAAATTAAGCTTGAGCTAAAGCCGCTGGCGTATTTCATGGGCTTGAATCATCAGGATATAACGCAGCAAATTCGCCAGGGCTTTTTCGGTGAAGAAGTGCAGAGGCTCATCATTGGTACCGACGAAGTAAGAGTATGGGTGCGCTACCCTGAAGAGGATAGGATTAATGTAAGCCAGCTCGAGTCGATGAAAATCAGAACAGCTAATGGTGCTGAGTATCCTTTATCGCAGCTGGCCAGTTACGAAGTCGAAAGAGGTGTGCTAAGCATTAACCGGTTCAATGGAAAGAGGGAGGTAAGAGTCGAAGCCGACCTGGCCAATAATAACACATCCATGCCTCCACTGATTGAGAAAATTACTGCTGATATAATGCCGCCGATTATGGCGAAGCACCCCTCGCTGGAATATTCTTTCGAAGGCCAGCAGCGTCGTGCTTCAAGAGAGCTTGATTCGGGTGCGGTTATTTTCGGCCTTTGTCTAGTGGCTACTTTGCTTCTGTTGATGCTTACGACAAGGTCTTACCTACAGCCATTCATGATTTTCTCGCTCATACCACTAGGATTCATTTGTGCTATTTTTGGGCACTGGATTGAGGACAAGACAGTGTCTATTCTTAGTGCCTACGGTATGCTGGCGCTATCGGGTGTAATTATCAACGATGCCGTTGTGATGGTGGACCAATTCAACAGAAACCTCAAAGAAGGCATGAACATGCACGATGCCGTGATTGATGCCGGTGTTAGTAGATTCAGACCTATTGTACTTACGTCGGCAACAACCGTAGCAGGGCTTTATCCTATCATTCTTGAGACGAGCTTCCAGGCACAGTTCCTGATCCCAATGGCCATATCTATTGCCTATGGGGTTGCGCTGGGAACGCTGTTTATACTTTTCTTCTTCCCCGTGTTTTTGATGGTGATGAACGACATCAGGGTATACTCCAAGTGGCTGCTATTTGGTGGAGAGAAGCCTAACAAAGAAGAGGTGGAGCCGGCAGTGAAAGAAATGAAAAAGGGCTACGCCCTTAGCTAA
- the lhgO gene encoding L-2-hydroxyglutarate oxidase: MQYDITIIGGGIVGLATAYQLKKKRPGLKVLLIEKEPRLAAHQTGNNSGVIHSGLYYKPGSLKATNCINGYNMLLEFCNEQGIEYDLCGKIVVATSKEELPLLNNLFERGIQNGLVKNERLTAEQLKEKEPYVNGIEGIWVPYTGIISYKEVSAKLAEVIRKDDGQIHISEAVREIRKEAGGCTVVTNKDTYQTKLVVNCAGLYSDKIARMTGQEVNIKIVPFRGEYYKIKEERKYLVKNLIYPVPDPNFPFLGVHFTRMVGGEVEAGPNAVLAFRREGYSKSKINLFELAETLAWPGFQKVAWKYWKTGFGEMYRSFSKTAFTTALQKLLPDLKESDLEPGGAGVRAQACDRNGGLLDDFLILENDIAVNVCNAPSPAATSSLSIGETVSNIVLKRF; this comes from the coding sequence ATGCAATACGATATTACGATCATTGGTGGAGGGATTGTGGGATTGGCCACCGCTTACCAACTAAAAAAGAAACGACCCGGACTTAAGGTTTTGCTCATCGAAAAAGAGCCCAGACTGGCAGCTCACCAAACGGGCAACAATAGTGGGGTTATCCATTCCGGCTTATATTATAAGCCAGGGAGTCTGAAAGCGACGAATTGCATCAATGGCTATAACATGCTGCTTGAATTTTGTAACGAACAAGGAATTGAGTATGACCTCTGCGGGAAAATTGTGGTAGCCACGTCGAAAGAAGAGTTACCGCTCCTGAATAATCTTTTTGAAAGAGGTATCCAAAATGGTCTGGTGAAAAATGAACGGCTTACTGCGGAGCAATTAAAAGAAAAGGAGCCATACGTAAATGGCATTGAGGGGATTTGGGTGCCTTATACCGGCATTATCAGCTACAAAGAAGTATCGGCCAAACTGGCTGAAGTGATAAGAAAAGATGATGGTCAGATTCATATAAGTGAAGCAGTTAGGGAAATCAGAAAGGAAGCCGGAGGTTGCACGGTGGTCACTAATAAGGACACCTACCAAACGAAACTGGTGGTGAACTGCGCCGGTCTCTATTCCGACAAAATCGCCCGGATGACCGGACAGGAAGTCAATATCAAGATTGTGCCATTTAGAGGTGAGTACTACAAGATAAAAGAAGAAAGAAAGTACCTGGTCAAGAACCTGATCTACCCGGTACCGGATCCTAATTTCCCATTCCTTGGCGTACACTTCACACGAATGGTGGGCGGCGAAGTGGAAGCTGGCCCCAATGCGGTGCTGGCCTTCAGAAGAGAAGGATACAGCAAGTCAAAAATCAACCTTTTTGAGCTGGCAGAAACACTGGCCTGGCCAGGATTTCAGAAAGTGGCCTGGAAATACTGGAAAACAGGCTTTGGCGAAATGTACAGGTCGTTCAGTAAAACAGCTTTCACCACTGCCCTGCAAAAGCTCCTTCCTGATTTGAAAGAGTCGGATCTTGAACCGGGCGGAGCAGGTGTGCGTGCCCAGGCTTGCGACCGAAACGGTGGCCTGCTCGACGACTTCCTGATTTTGGAAAATGACATAGCTGTGAATGTTTGCAATGCGCCGAGCCCGGCAGCCACCTCCAGCCTTTCGATAGGAGAAACCGTATCGAATATCGTACTCAAGAGGTTTTGA
- a CDS encoding ThiF family adenylyltransferase, producing the protein MSRYARHLSLKEIGPAGQQKIAEARVLVIGAGGLGCPVLQYLAAAGVGRIGIVDNDVVSISNLQRQVLFRESDIGKNKAGAAKSHIMALNSTIELVAYPEKITSANALDIVAGFDIVIDCTDNFPTRYLMNDVCLLADKPYIYGAIHRFEGQVAVFNLTKESANYRDLYPTPPAAGSVPTCEQEGVLGVLPGLIGTMQAIEALKIITQSGEVLDSALVMLGAWDNTRQRMMIKPKGTRAKVTKLIDYEAFCGIKNYQENMKEITVQELDSWKKNGVSFQLIDVREAHEYETVNMGGELMPMSQLQEYIDLIDRDRQVVVHCHHGGRSASVIQALQSRYGFDNLYNLIGGIHAWAEEIDPTLPTY; encoded by the coding sequence ATGTCCAGATACGCTCGTCATTTGTCGCTTAAAGAAATAGGCCCAGCTGGTCAGCAAAAGATTGCGGAAGCCAGGGTACTGGTGATTGGTGCGGGCGGATTAGGCTGTCCCGTCTTGCAATATCTTGCTGCAGCCGGCGTAGGGCGGATTGGCATTGTTGACAACGACGTCGTTTCCATCAGCAACCTGCAACGACAGGTACTCTTCAGAGAAAGTGACATAGGCAAAAATAAGGCTGGAGCTGCCAAAAGCCACATAATGGCACTCAACTCCACCATAGAGCTGGTAGCTTACCCCGAGAAAATCACCTCTGCCAATGCGCTGGATATTGTCGCTGGGTTTGATATTGTGATCGACTGCACCGACAACTTCCCCACCCGCTACCTCATGAACGATGTATGCCTTTTGGCAGACAAGCCATATATCTACGGCGCCATTCATCGGTTTGAAGGTCAGGTGGCCGTGTTTAACCTCACAAAGGAAAGTGCTAACTACAGAGACCTCTACCCTACTCCCCCGGCGGCCGGTTCAGTGCCCACTTGCGAACAAGAGGGCGTATTAGGTGTGCTTCCAGGGCTTATCGGAACCATGCAGGCCATAGAAGCGCTTAAAATCATTACCCAGTCTGGCGAAGTGCTGGACAGTGCCTTAGTAATGCTTGGTGCGTGGGACAACACCCGCCAGCGGATGATGATAAAGCCAAAGGGTACCAGAGCCAAAGTGACCAAGCTTATCGACTACGAGGCCTTTTGCGGCATTAAGAACTACCAGGAAAATATGAAAGAAATAACCGTTCAGGAGCTCGACTCGTGGAAGAAAAACGGCGTCAGCTTTCAGTTGATCGACGTCAGAGAGGCCCACGAATATGAGACGGTGAATATGGGAGGAGAACTGATGCCCATGAGTCAACTGCAGGAGTACATCGACTTGATTGACCGGGACCGCCAGGTGGTAGTTCATTGCCACCATGGAGGGCGCAGTGCCTCGGTTATTCAAGCGCTGCAATCACGGTATGGGTTCGACAACCTCTATAACCTTATCGGAGGTATACATGCCTGGGCCGAAGAGATTGATCCGACATTGCCTACGTACTAA
- a CDS encoding efflux RND transporter periplasmic adaptor subunit: protein MSLRRKLIAFLVVVLMVTGSIGLYSFLAAKKELPPEKEAPAVVNYVKVREVAFQNVETEVEAYGRVGSSQPIDLLAEVGGRLIMGDVPLKEGQNFKKGQLLVRVNDVETRLNLQARKSSFLNLIASILPDLKVDYASSFPAWQTYFGNIKTDSPLPELPEITDIKEKTFLATKNILSEFYSIRGLEENLRKYHMIAPYNGSISVVNIEPGTYVNPGSNIGRILRTDAFEIKVPIEAKDIQFVELGKRVKVIKGEDESNPLTGRVIRMTDYIDPTTQTFHVYVSVENNQKQALYDGLYLKVVIPGKMVDNAIEVPRGVVRNKGEVFVYNNGQLGSRSVSVIKNNENTYLITGLKEGDSLVTEAPLNAFEKMKVEIIK, encoded by the coding sequence ATGTCTTTAAGAAGAAAACTCATTGCGTTTCTCGTTGTCGTGTTAATGGTGACTGGTTCCATTGGCCTTTACAGCTTTTTGGCGGCAAAAAAGGAACTACCCCCTGAAAAAGAAGCCCCTGCTGTTGTCAACTATGTGAAGGTGAGGGAAGTGGCTTTCCAGAACGTTGAAACGGAAGTTGAAGCCTATGGCAGAGTAGGTTCTTCGCAGCCCATCGATTTGTTGGCAGAGGTTGGAGGACGGTTGATCATGGGTGATGTACCACTGAAGGAAGGCCAGAATTTTAAGAAAGGCCAACTGCTGGTTAGGGTCAATGACGTAGAAACAAGGCTGAATCTTCAAGCGAGAAAAAGCAGTTTCCTTAACCTCATCGCTTCAATTTTGCCAGACCTGAAAGTGGACTATGCCAGCAGTTTCCCAGCGTGGCAAACCTATTTTGGGAACATTAAAACAGATAGCCCGCTTCCGGAACTTCCTGAAATAACAGACATCAAGGAGAAGACTTTTTTAGCCACCAAGAACATTCTAAGTGAATTCTATTCTATTAGGGGACTTGAGGAGAACCTGAGAAAGTACCACATGATTGCTCCCTATAATGGCAGTATTTCTGTCGTTAATATAGAGCCTGGAACTTATGTAAACCCCGGATCCAATATCGGCCGAATCCTGCGTACTGATGCCTTCGAAATTAAGGTGCCCATTGAAGCCAAGGACATTCAGTTTGTAGAGCTTGGCAAGCGGGTGAAGGTGATAAAGGGTGAGGATGAGTCGAACCCTCTGACGGGACGAGTCATCAGAATGACAGACTATATCGATCCCACTACACAGACTTTCCATGTGTATGTGTCGGTGGAAAACAACCAGAAGCAGGCTTTGTATGACGGGCTATACCTGAAGGTTGTGATTCCGGGGAAAATGGTCGACAACGCTATAGAAGTGCCAAGAGGTGTGGTGAGGAATAAAGGTGAAGTCTTTGTTTACAATAATGGACAGCTGGGCAGCAGAAGTGTGTCAGTGATCAAAAACAATGAAAATACTTATCTGATTACAGGACTGAAGGAAGGAGATTCGCTAGTGACCGAGGCTCCGCTGAATGCATTTGAGAAAATGAAAGTGGAAATCATTAAATAA
- a CDS encoding acetyl-CoA hydrolase/transferase family protein, with protein sequence MERKVVSAEEALKVVKSNDRIFIHSVAAAPKILIDALVAKAPELRNVEIMHLHTEGPADYAKPEYANNFHVHSLFVGANVRKATQEHRADYIPIFLSEIPRLFREKILPIDVALVSVTPPDKHGYCSLGVSVDATLAAIETAKVVIAQVNPLMPRTFGDSCLPVSKFHYLVDGKVPIHEVPSPPISEVEKKIGQHIAGMVEDGATLQMGIGAIPNAVLSQLTNHKHLGIHTEMFSDGVVPLVESGVIDGSMKAINRGKIVSTFVMGSKLTYDFIDNNPSVNLYDVAFVNDVATIRRNPKVTSINSAIEIDITGQVCADSIGTLHYSGVGGQMDFIRGASYSKGGKPIIALPSVTGRGESKIVPFLKEGAGVVTTRAHVHYIVTEWGVAYLYGKTLHQRARLLIDIAHPDHREALERKAFERFGKV encoded by the coding sequence ATGGAAAGGAAAGTTGTAAGTGCCGAGGAAGCGCTGAAGGTTGTAAAGTCTAATGACCGGATTTTTATTCACAGTGTGGCTGCGGCACCCAAGATACTGATAGACGCCTTGGTGGCGAAAGCGCCCGAGCTAAGAAATGTGGAAATTATGCACCTGCACACCGAAGGGCCGGCTGACTATGCAAAACCCGAATATGCCAACAACTTTCATGTTCATTCACTTTTTGTTGGTGCCAATGTGCGCAAAGCTACGCAGGAGCATAGAGCTGACTACATACCCATATTTTTAAGTGAGATTCCTAGGCTTTTCAGAGAGAAAATCCTCCCGATTGATGTGGCGCTTGTTTCGGTTACCCCACCTGACAAACACGGCTATTGTTCGCTCGGCGTGTCTGTGGATGCCACCCTGGCTGCGATCGAAACGGCTAAGGTAGTAATTGCTCAGGTGAATCCACTAATGCCCCGCACTTTCGGAGACAGCTGTTTACCGGTGAGTAAGTTTCACTATTTGGTTGATGGAAAAGTGCCGATACATGAAGTGCCTTCGCCTCCGATCAGTGAGGTTGAGAAAAAGATTGGTCAGCACATTGCAGGCATGGTAGAAGACGGTGCCACCCTGCAAATGGGTATTGGAGCCATTCCCAACGCAGTGCTTTCTCAGCTTACCAACCACAAGCATTTGGGTATTCACACCGAAATGTTCTCGGATGGCGTGGTGCCGCTGGTAGAATCCGGCGTAATCGACGGCAGCATGAAGGCTATTAACAGAGGCAAGATTGTGTCAACCTTTGTAATGGGCAGCAAGCTTACCTATGATTTTATCGACAACAACCCATCGGTCAATCTTTACGATGTCGCTTTTGTTAACGATGTGGCCACTATCCGTCGCAACCCCAAAGTAACATCAATCAATTCGGCCATCGAGATTGATATCACAGGCCAGGTTTGCGCCGACTCCATCGGCACGCTGCACTACTCCGGAGTAGGGGGACAAATGGATTTCATAAGAGGAGCGTCCTATTCAAAAGGAGGAAAGCCGATCATAGCCCTGCCTTCGGTCACCGGCAGAGGAGAAAGCAAGATTGTACCATTTCTCAAAGAAGGAGCCGGGGTGGTGACTACCAGAGCCCATGTTCATTATATAGTTACCGAATGGGGAGTGGCCTACCTGTACGGAAAAACACTGCATCAAAGAGCTCGTTTGCTAATTGATATAGCCCACCCCGACCACAGGGAGGCATTGGAAAGGAAGGCATTTGAAAGGTTTGGGAAGGTGTGA
- a CDS encoding copper homeostasis protein CutC encodes MSIEVVCYNITSVLNAIEGGASRIELCDSPGDGGTTPSAGMILAAKEKARIPVFVMIRPRGGDFLYSDEEFEVMKKDIESAKKLGADGVVFGILKANGEIDTERNRELVQLARPLKVTCHRAFDMTNDPHEALEACVEAGFDRILTSGQQANVYDGRLLLAELVKKAGDRIIIMPGAGVSEENVADLVKTTGAKEIHISGRSFVDSPMAYRNPAVSMGDDPREYQKLVVSEERVKKIRFLAEGVKK; translated from the coding sequence ATGTCCATAGAAGTAGTCTGCTACAACATCACTTCAGTGCTCAACGCCATTGAAGGTGGTGCCAGTCGCATAGAGTTATGTGATAGCCCTGGCGATGGAGGCACCACACCCTCCGCTGGAATGATCCTGGCTGCTAAAGAAAAGGCACGAATACCAGTGTTCGTCATGATCAGGCCAAGAGGTGGCGACTTCCTCTATTCCGATGAGGAGTTCGAGGTAATGAAAAAAGACATTGAATCGGCGAAAAAACTAGGTGCAGACGGTGTGGTCTTTGGCATCCTGAAAGCCAATGGGGAAATAGATACGGAAAGAAACAGGGAGCTTGTGCAGCTCGCCAGGCCGCTGAAAGTGACATGCCATAGGGCATTTGACATGACCAATGATCCCCACGAAGCCCTCGAAGCGTGCGTTGAAGCCGGCTTTGACCGCATCCTGACCTCCGGACAGCAGGCCAATGTTTACGACGGCAGGCTATTGCTAGCGGAGCTGGTAAAAAAAGCCGGCGACCGCATCATCATCATGCCAGGCGCTGGCGTAAGCGAAGAAAATGTGGCCGATCTGGTGAAAACCACTGGAGCGAAAGAAATCCATATTTCAGGGAGGAGCTTTGTCGACAGCCCCATGGCATACAGAAACCCCGCCGTGTCTATGGGAGACGACCCAAGAGAGTACCAGAAGCTGGTGGTAAGTGAGGAAAGAGTAAAAAAAATTCGCTTTCTAGCAGAAGGTGTCAAAAAATAA